The following proteins come from a genomic window of Aspergillus luchuensis IFO 4308 DNA, chromosome 3, nearly complete sequence:
- a CDS encoding uncharacterized protein (TransMembrane:1 (o37-59i)), which yields MSKSTSHVLHHIHKYISRSDSSTTTNTTSDLTVQAKVGLAFGILGAILLTIILTTLIILRIQHGPVITLRTLFSRTPIPIGQRQSLSIDISPSDEESQPPPAYTHPHPHPLPEAGSKGNADIPLPPQQAHIPPSLRKELNLHVDTSTAAAAITTKPKPTPLRTMSDTEIVKSSRSSTSCEKDREARSSTLKVQIHHHHHHLHHKHNQNHPYYSRLRVGSPRSPVGNGAGAAGMKSDRLCPPPDEYAVPPDSPDVIVLPSPRELQKFRINVYR from the exons ATGTCCAAGTCTACGAGTCATgtcctccaccacatccacaaatACATCTCGCGCAGCgactcatcaacaacaacaaacacaaCATCAGACCTCACCGTCCAGGCGAAAGTAGGTCTAGCGTTCGGCATACTAG gagcaatcctcctcaccataatcctcaccaccctcatcatcctccgaatCCAGCACGGACCCGTCATCACTCTCCGAACGCTCTTCTCCCGAACGCCGATCCCAATCGGACAGAGACAGTCATTATCAATAGATATTTCTCCATCGGACGAGGAATCTCAACCGCCGCCGGCATAcacacatccacatccacacccattACCAGAGGCAGGATCAAAGGGGAATGCAGATATTCCACTACCCCCACAACAAGCGCATATACCCCCCTCGCTGCGCAAGGAACTTAATCTGCATGTTGATAcatctactgctgctgccgctaTCACGACGAAGCCAAAACCTACACCGCTGAGAACAATGTCCGATACGGAGATAGTCaaatcatcaagatcatcaacGTCATGTGAGAAAGATAGAGAGGCGCGCAGCTCGACGCTAAAGGTCcagatccaccaccaccaccatcaccttcacCATAAGCATAATCAGAATCACCCGTATTATAGTCGGCTGAGGGTGGGGAGTCCGAGGTCGCCTGTAGGcaatggtgctggtgctgctgggatgAAATCAGATAGGTTATGTCCTCCGCCGGACGAGTATGCTGTGCCACCGGATAGTCCTGATGTGATTGTGTTGCCGTCGCCGAGGGAGTTGCAGAAGTTTAGGATTAATGTTTAtcgatga
- a CDS encoding GNAT family N-acetyltransferase (COG:S;~EggNog:ENOG410PKTW;~InterPro:IPR000182,IPR016181;~PFAM:PF13508,PF00583,PF08445;~go_function: GO:0008080 - N-acetyltransferase activity [Evidence IEA]) produces MPIEVTDLTEADIPAAIEIIQTAFAEDPYFKWVFDAENFNKQRNYDSLAVRCRWGINNAIFQVATDTSKSSPGGGGKKIVGVSCWLPPTPAHTPETWYSWTQNWLLSFRQMLNNVWHFGRGGLRTNRYWIWKERQHEAQSQIWDDPRGYYFCNIVAVHPECQGLGVGRKLFEAVTDRADQEGVKCYLESSRNVPNVQIYEKMGFEMRREMECRDGEDVCMLYCMVREPKSKSG; encoded by the exons ATGCCCATCGAAGTAACAGACCTCACCGAGGCAGATATCCCCGCCGCCATTGAGATCATTCAGACGGCGTTTGCGGAAGATCCGTATTTCAAGTGGGTGTTTGATGCTGAGAAT TTCAACAAGCAGCGCAATTACGATTCCCTAGCGGTGCGATGTCGCTGGGGGATCAACAATGCCATTTTCCAAGTTGCGACAGACACATCAAAATCATccccaggaggaggaggaaagaagatagTGGGCGTCTCCTGCTGGCTCCCACCTACCCCGGCTCACACACCAGAGACATGGTACAGCTGGACGCAAAACTGGCTCCTCAGCTTTCGCCAGATGCTCAACAACGTATGGCATTTCGGACGGGGCGGACTTCGCACCAACCGCTACTGGATTTGGAAGGAGCGGCAGCATGAAGCGCAGAGCCAGATCTGGGATGATCCCCGGGGATACTATTTCTGCAATATTGTGGCGGTGCATCCGGAATGTcagggtttgggggtggggaggaagctCTTTGAGGCGGTGACGGATCGGGCGGATCAGGAGGGAGTCAAGTGTTATTTGGAGAGTTCGAGGAATGTGCCGAATGTGCAGATTTATGAGAAGATGGGGTttgagatgaggagggagatggagtgtagggatggggaggatgttTGTATG CTCTATTGTATGGTTCGTGAACCGAAGTCTAAGTCGGGATAG
- a CDS encoding arrestin C-terminal domain-containing protein (COG:S;~EggNog:ENOG410PG49;~InterPro:IPR014756,IPR011022;~PFAM:PF02752) produces MTTHISHLEQDLSGSVTTTTSAVSHLSCGTPDSVPIFHSLLRFRSDNRRSLETSSVVGDTVAVEQVPRPGHRRRASILSKLAGPRENAKRFLRLGTPIHPTTTLTPPTSTPSMPETHRPRPVSEILLSPDDAQMLASTGLRTGRLRSHSSSTVSASQPSPISAQPAIPAADPSVPFPTLRNEKIVATGSGITVGVALTEPVLFLQGYDQNDPSTKKSAILRGQLHLKITKSVKVKKISICFRGHAQTDWPDGIPPKKVHFHDKKDLVTHGVMYFNHGDTALMQNDYGAHFYQHAKPVTSVTGKDGPTTSTRELLSKTGSATSLGQNGQLTTKDLKRLSLQSNHSRSLSKNDAPPPPVHTQRNYRLFPVGDYLYSFEFPIDGSLPETIKTDLGSVRYDLEAIVERAGAFRPNLLGTLEVPVIRTPAEGSLEQVEPIAISRNWEDQLHYDIVISGKSFPLGSQVPIAFKLTPLAKVECHRIKVYVTENIQHWTADKSVHRFQPAKKVLLFEKRADSASTSTYPGSSMRVTAGGGIDWDRRAAAARGEEIVDRNRTNLLGNLSSDAGVGPTEMEFNVQLPSCQEMRNRDESQRLHFDTTYENIQINHWIKIVLRLSKVDERDSGKRRHFEISIDSPFHLLSCKATQANIYLPAYTSPDSEPPPQAQEYECGCPGAPPVNRNGSRNGSSRQSLSSDRDEVPLGGAVARSFTNGSGGLARPPQAHLADEPTDRHPAPRPMHLLRAPSFAPPAFEDVPPPPPLVTPPPEYNSIVGDNDRESVLQDYFSRLSFYEEHADDDRGRGRVDVPLTPGGRVNRSMDVPREWVRLEESAV; encoded by the exons ATGACGACTCACATCTCCCATCTAGAACAGGATTTATCCGGTTCCGTGACCACTACAACTAGTGCGGTCTCCCACCTTTCTTGTGGCACCCCCGATTCTGTGCCCATCTTCCACAGTCTCTTGAGGTTTCGCTCCGATAATCGTCGGTCTCTAGAAACTTCCAGTGTAGTTGGCGACACTGTTGCGGTCGAACAAGTTCCACGGCCAGGCCATCGGCGGCGCGCGTCCATACTTAGCAAACTGGCGGGTCCGCGGGAAAACGCAAAGCGATTCCTCCGCCTGGGGACCCCTATCCACCCGACTACTACGCTGACGCCACCCACTTCCACTCCCTCAATGCCCGAAACACATCGCCCTCGCCCCGTGTCTGAGATCCTGTTGTCCCCCGATGATGCACAAATGCTTGCCAGCACAGGTTTGAGGACGGGCAGGCTGCGCTCCCACTCTTCGTCGACTGTGTCGGCGTCCCAGCCTTCCCCGATTTCGGCTCAACCGGCAATCCCGGCGGCGGATCCATCGGTGCCGTTTCCCACTCTGCGCAATGAGAAGATCGTGGCGACCGGCAGTGGCATAACGGTTGGTGTTGCGCTCACCGAACCCGTTTTGTTTCTTCAGGGTTATGATCAGAACGATCCCAGCACCAAAAAGTCCGCCATTCTGCGCGGGCAGCTGCATCTCAAAATCACCAAGAGTGTCAAAGTCAAGAAGATCTCCATTTGTTTCCGCGGACATGCCCAGACCGATTGGCCAGATG GGATTCCGCCCAAGAAAGTCCACTTTCACGACAAGAAAGACCTCGTCACACATGGCGTCATGTACTTTAACCATGGAGATACTGCGCTGATGCAAAATGACTACGGCGCGCACTTCTACCAGCACGCCAAACCGGTGACGTCGGTGACGGGCAAGGATGGGCCGACCACCAGCACCCGGGAGTTGCTCTCCAAGACCGGCTCGGCGACCTCGTTGGGCCAGAACGGCCAACTGACAACCAAGGATTTGAAGCGACTGTCCTTGCAATCCAACCATTCGCGCAGTTTGAGCAAGAATGACGCTCCGCCGCCCCCGGTTCACACTCAGCGCAACTACCGGTTGTTTCCCGTCGGTGATTATCTGTATAGCTTTGAGTTTCCCATCGATGGATCTCTCCCCGAGACGATCAAGACCGATCTGGGGTCTGTTCGCTACGACCTTGAAGCGATTGTGGAACGGGCGGGTGCGTTTCGCCCCAATCTGCTCGGTACGTTGGAAGTGCCGGTCATCCGCACGCCAGCAGAGGGCTCGTTGGAGCAGGTCGAGCCGATCGCCATCTCGCGAAACTGGGAAGACCAGCTGCATTATGACATTGTCATCTCGGGGAAGTCATTTCCTCTCGGATCGCAGGTTCCCATCGCGTTCAAGTTGACGCCGTTGGCGAAGGTTGAGTGCCACCGGATCAAGGTGTATGTGACCGAAAACATTCAGCACTGGACTGCAGACAAGAGCGTCCATCGGTTTCAACCAGCGAAGAAGGTGCTGCTTTTTGAGAAGCGGGCGGACTCGGCCAGTACCAGTACCTACCCTGGAAGCTCAATGCGAGTGACGGCTGGTGGCGGCATCGACTGGGACCGTCGCGCGGCTGCTGCGAGGGGCGAGGAGATTGTCGATCGGAACCGGACCAACCTCCTTGGCAATCTCTCCAGCGACGCGGGTGTTGGCCCGACTGAGATGGAGTTCAATGTTCAGCTTCCCAGTTGCCAGGAGATGCGCAACCGGGATGAGTCCCAGCGCCTGCACTTTGACACCACGTATGAGAACATTCAAATCAACCACTGGATCAAG ATTGTACTGCGGCTGTCCAAGGTTGACGAACGGGATTCGGGCAAGCGAAGACACTTTGAGATCTCGATCGACTCTCCCTTCCACCTGCTTTCTTGCAAGGCTACACAAGCGAATATCTACCTCCCCGCATACACTTCGCCCGACTCggagccgccgccgcaggcTCAGGAGTATGAATGTGGCTGTCCGGGGGCGCCGCCGGTCAACAGGAATGGTTCTCGAAACGGCTCCAGCCGGCAGTCGTTGTCTTCTGATCGGGACGAGGTGCCCCTCGGCGGCGCAGTTGCGAGAAGCTTCACTAATGGCTCCGGTGGGCTGGCTCGACCTCCCCAGGCCCATTTGGCGGATGAGCCAACCGATCGACACCCTGCGCCCCGACCGATGCATCTTCTGCGGGCGCCATCATTTGCACCGCCCGCCTTTGAAGATGtcccgccaccaccaccactcgtGACGCCGCCTCCGGAGTATAACTCCATCGTTGGGGACAACGACCGAGAATCGGTGCTGCAGGACTACTTCTCACGGTTATCCTTTTACGAGGAacatgccgatgatgatcggGGCCGCGGACGAGTTGATGTGCCTCTCACGCCAGGGGGCCGCGTGAACCGCAGCATGGACGTCCCACGGGAGTGGGTACGTCTGGAGGAGTCGGCCGTCTAA
- a CDS encoding uncharacterized protein (COG:S;~EggNog:ENOG410PTE8) encodes MATTKFSNPDSLDVLTSMVNQTLIETGRFFKTGGSMQSRAQLKRSIPTAHEKFQSALDSLSEQIFIAKAFLERDYETVQAKKAALQPAEDVVMNESNVKVEPEEAPQPSEQPVTDADTVQPKAEPVDDALAPKPQVDANASQPSDQPVKAEKPEEDAADVPAAQPVSAPGDFNFDSMLADNSGTNAFDLNLDFGDDGVGNDSFLSGSNLANAASNANNGNGGETNQPSNAPTALPGTENTPAPAQMGGDAFDLELQKAEAFTNPGGTSGEQTFDGQGGSNMEDVMAPGESSFDDLFMENDTFGGEGAGDASLLDGDGLVNINDLDDSWFT; translated from the exons ATGGCGACAACAAAATTCTCCAATCCGGACTCTCTTGACGTTCTGACGTCAATGGTCAACCAAACG CTCATAGAGACCGGCCGCTTTTTTAAAACTGGCGGGTCCATGCAGTCCAGGGCCCAACTCAAGCGTTCAATCCCCACTGCCCACGAGAAGTTTCAGAGTGCTCTAGACAGTTTATCTGAGCAGATA TTTATTGCCAAAGCCTTCCTTGAACGAGACTACGAGACAGTGCAAGCAAAAAAAGCTGCCCTTCAGCCCGCTGAGGATGTTGTTATGAATGAATCGAACGTGAAAGTTGAACCAGAGGAGGCACCACAGCCTTCTGAACAACCCGTGACCGACGCAGACACCGTCCAGCCCAAGGCCGAGCCAGTTGACGACGCTCTCGCTCCGAAGCCCCAGGTCGACGCAAATGCTAGTCAGCCAAGCGATCAGCCTGTCAAAGCTGAGAAGCCCGAGGAAGATGCCGCTGATGTGCCTGCAGCACAACCCGTTTCTGCGCCAGGCGATTTCAACTTCGATTCCATGCTAGCCGATAATTCTGGGACCAACGCCTTCGACCTGAACCTGGActttggcgatgatggcgtgGGAAATGACAGTTTCCTGTCAGGCTCTAATCTAGCCAATGCCGCCAGCAATgccaacaatggcaatggggGAGAAACCAACCAGCCAAGCAATGCTCCAACGGCCTTGCCTGGTACCGAGAACACCCCCGCTCCCGCACAGATGGGAGGGGATGCATTTGATCTTGAGCTACAAAAAGCGGAAGCATTCACTAACCCAGGGGGTACCTCGGGCGAGCAGACGTTTGATGGACAAGGTGGCAGTAATATGGAAGATGTCATGGCACCAGGAGAATCTAGCTTCGACGATCTATTTATGGAGAATGATACTtttgggggagaaggagctggagacgCTAGCTTACTAGATGGGGACGGGTTGGTTAACATCAATGACCTGGATGACAGCTGGTTCACTTGA
- a CDS encoding uncharacterized protein (COG:A,J;~EggNog:ENOG410PIVD;~InterPro:IPR000504,IPR003954,IPR029164,IPR035979, IPR012677,IPR034639,IPR034509;~PFAM:PF15159,PF13893,PF00076;~TransMembrane:2 (i794-822o842-866i);~go_function: GO:0003676 - nucleic acid binding [Evidence IEA]), whose protein sequence is MADNVTASTSSTLPPPPQTSAAAPNQQYDASQGNGQANPSHMPPPPRPPVVIPQNTNPIPTAITSPMSGNMMSPTSAGGFVRRAAPEPNKRALYVGGLDPRVTEDILKQIFETTGHVVSVKIIPDKNKFNSKGYNYGFVEFDDPGAAERAMQTLNGRRIHQSEIRVNWAYQSNSTNKEDTSNHFHIFVGDLSNEVNDEVLLQAFSAFGSVSEARVMWDMKTGRSRGYGFVAFRERSDADKALSSMDGEWLGSRAIRCNWANQKGQPSISQQQAMAAMGMTPTTAFGHHHFPTHGIQSYDMVVQQTPQWQTTCYVGNLTPYTTQTDLVPLFQNFGYVIETRLQADRGFAFIKMDTHENAAMAICQLNGYNVNGRPLKCSWGKDRPPTGQFDNFSGQQSNSGFSSTPTPYFPQYGGPGAPMTPQGPTPTQRGWDQSGMAGQGYGQVPGNAGYGRGQATPTSGWNQPNNANFGNGFGGYQARAQLAPMEDASDGKGAALSLDNNDQLSRRVRSGSASSGHKRSSSGSLLSRLSFLRMIQATQNAPERSHSGIERDDTSDFSSGLRGGRAMSTAIQQHRRTRRRRGSLRKTALLGTRFEYRDKKLPRPSVDVLRGDDINPNGQPSLPGGSSSSPLPPSDSQLRAFADPTSPDNDTVLQQSSSGHRTDRGGNTSTWTLMDAPQRTRNAAAPSHRQQNQSKESILGDEMTTDDEDIIPFPHPNTSNSAIAAAAAAAAAAATTTTGLHLPTASSSSDSYYALQADSTAYRPLHRAKSPLATHSADIVSTSEMVWDYSETEWWGWIILIVTWLVFVVGMGSCFGVWSWAWDVGETPYAPPELEDDPTLPIVGYYPALIVLTAVMSWVWVVVAWVGMKYFKHANISGEDI, encoded by the exons ATGGCCGACAACGTTACCGCTTCCACCTCTTcgaccctccctcctcccccccaaacctctgctgctgctcccaaCCAGCAGTACGATGCGTCTCAGGGCAATGGTCAAGCTAATCCTTCCCACATGCCGCCGCCTCCCCGCCCGCCTGTGGTGATTCCTCAGaacaccaaccccatcccgACCGCCATTACCTCTCCCATGTCCGGAAACATGATGTCCCCGACCAGCGCCGGTGGTTTCGTACGCCGTGCTGCCCCTGAACCAAACAAGAGGGCTTTGTATGTCGGTGGCCTTGACCCTCGGGTGACTGAGGATATTCTGAAGCAAATTTTTGAGACGACTGGCCATGTCGTCAGTGTCAAGATCATTCCGGATAAGAAC AAGTTCAACAGTAAGGGATACAACTACGGCTTTGTCGAGTTCGATGACCCGGGTGCCGCCGAGAGGGCCATGCAGACGCTCAACGGACGTCGCATCCACCAGTCG GAAATCCGTGTGAACTGGGCCTATCAGTCTAATAGCACAAACAAGGAGGATACCTCCAACCACTTCCACATTTTCGTCGGAGATCTGAGCAACGAAGTCAACGATGAAGTGCTTCTCCAGGCTTTCTCTGCCTTTGGCTCAGTATCCGAGGCTCGTGTTATGTGGGATATGAAGACTGGCCGGTCCCGTGGCTACGGTTTTGTTGCTTTCCGCGAGCGCTCTGACGCCGACAAGGCTCTGAGCTCTATGGACGGGGAATGGCTCGGCTCCCGCGCTATTCGTTGCAACTGGGCCAACCAGAAGGGTCAGCCTTCCATttcccagcagcaggccATGGCCGCCATGGGCATGACGCCGACCACGGCTTTCGGTCATCACCACTTCCCTACCCACGGCATCCAGAGCTACGACATGGTCGTCCAGCAAACCCCACAGTGGCAGACCACGTGCTATGTGGGTAACTTGACCCCTTACACCACGCAGACCGATCTCGTCCCACTCTTCCAGAACTTCGGCTATGTGATTGAGACTCGTCTGCAGGCCGACCGTGGATTCGCCTTTATCAAGATGGACACGCATGAGAATGCCGCCATGGCCATCTGCCAGCTGAACGGCTACAACGTCAATGGCCGTCCCCTCAAGTGCAGT TGGGGCAAGGACCGTCCTCCTACCGGTCAGTTCGACAACTTCTCTGGTCAGCAGAGCAACTCGGGATTTAgttccaccccaaccccgTACTTCCCCCAGTACGGCGGTCCGGGCGCTCCCATGACCCCCCAAG GCCCTACTCCGACCCAAAGAGGATGGGACCAGTCCGGAATGGCAGGCCAAGGTTATGGCCAGGTCCCTGGTAATGCTGGCTATGGCCGTGGTCAAGCCACGCCTACCTCCGGCTGGAACCAGCCCAACAACGCCAACTTTGGAAATGGTTTCGGCGGCTACCAAGC TCGCGCCCAGCTTGCGCCAATGGAAGATGCAAGCGACGGCAAAGGTGCGGCACTCTCGCTGGACAACAATGATCAGCTCTCGAGGCGGGTGCGCTCCGGGAGCGCAAGCAGCGGCCACAAGCGCAGCTCGTCCGGCTCATTACTTTCGCGCCTCTCCTTTCTGCGAATGATCCAAGCGACTCAGAACGCCCCGGAACGAAGCCATTCGGGCATCGAGCGAGACGACACCAGCGATTTCAGCTCCGGTTTGCGAGGTGGAAGGGCAATGTCGACTGcgatccaacaacaccgaaGAACGCGCAGGAGAAGGGGCTCCCTACGAAAGACCGCCTTGTTGGGCACCCGATTCGAATATCGAGACAAGAAACTTCCTAGGCCATCGGTGGACGTGCTGCGTGGAGATGATATCAACCCCAACGGACAACCATCCCTACCAGGaggatcatcatcgtcccctctccctccttccgATTCTCAATTACGCGCTTTCGCCGATCCAACCTCTCCCGATAACGATACCGTTCTCCAGCAAAGCAGTTCAGGTCATCGAACAGACCGTGGAGGAAATACTTCTACATGGACCCTTATGGACGCACCCCAGCGAACCCGAAATGCAGCCGCTCCCTCGCATCGCCAGCAAAACCAATCCAAAGAAAGCATTCTCGGCGACGAGATGAccaccgacgacgaagacatcATACCCTTCCCTCACCCAAATACTTCAAATAGCGCTatcgccgctgctgctgccgcggccgcggccgctgcaaccaccaccaccggcctcCACCTCCCAACCGCTTCGTCCAGCTCCGACTCATACTATGCTTTACAAGCTGACTCGACGGCCTATCGACCACTTCACCGCGCCAAATCGCCCCTTGCAACCCACTCCGCCGATATTGTCAGCACCTCGGAGATGGTATGGGACTATTCAGAGACAGaatggtgggggtggataaTACTGATTGTGACGTGGCTGGTGTTTGTGGTTGGAATGGGAAGTTGCTTCGGTGTTTGGAGCTGGGCGTGGGACGTCGGAGAGACGCCATATGCTCCTccagagctggaagatgaccCCACGTTACCTATTGTAGGGTATTATCCTGCGTTGATTGTGTTGACGGCCGTTATGTCCtgggtttgggttgttgttgcctgGGTGGGGATGAAGTATTTCAAGCATGCTAATATATCTGGGGAGGATATATGa
- a CDS encoding glutamine amidotransferase subunit DUG3 (COG:M;~EggNog:ENOG410QEFG;~InterPro:IPR026869,IPR029055,IPR017932;~PFAM:PF13522) has protein sequence MCRLLVYKGRHEIRLSKLVTEPSHSILTQSYDSRLRLDNRRPVNGDGFGVGFYTDPKLGPEPCIFTSTLPAWNCENLERLASKTCSNLIFAHVRATTEGTLSDTNCHPFQHSTLMWMHNGNVGGWQYIKRPLADSLADKWFLGVKGGTDSEWAFALFLDLLEKEGVDPSSDPGPGGFGQALLRRVMVKTIAKINEFIRDIPKRHNVSNVETRSLLNFAVTDGQTVICTRYISSKTDEPASLYFSSGTKWVEGKDKGHFKMERHDKGADIVLVASEPITFERHNWVSVPANSIVTIHKQTVLLHPIMDEFYVEDTNQDRSSCYAVSKGLVSTAPGTTVQPREAGAVDTNPGAIHGNGSTLDSQQIGLANKCALSH, from the exons ATGTGTCGTCTCCTG GTATACAAAGGCAGGCATGAGATTCGTCTCAGCAAGCTTGTCACGGAGCCAAGCCATTCCATTCTCACTCAGTCCTACGACTCCCGTTTAAGACTA GACAACCGCCGCCCCGTCAACGGAGACGGCTTCGGCGTGGGCTTCTACACCGACCCAAAACTAGGTCCGGAGCCATGCATCTTCACATCGACACTCCCAGCCTGGAACTGCGAGAACCTTGAGCGGCTCGCCTCCAAGACATGCTCTAATCTAATCTTCGCGCACGTGCGCGCAACCACAGAGGGCACTCTCTCCGACACGAACTGCCACCCATTCCAGCACAGCACGCTGATGTGGATGCACAACGGCAACGTCGGCGGCTGGCAGTACATCAAGCGGCCGTTGGCCGACTCGCTCGCGGACAAATGGTTCCTAGGCGTCAAGGGCGGGACAGATAGCGAGTGGGCATTCGCGCTgttccttgaccttctcgaGAAAGAGGGTGTGGATCCTAGCTCTGATCCCGGCCCAGGAGGGTTCGGACAGGCGCTGCTGCGtcgggtgatggtgaagacgaTTGCCAAAATCAATGAGTTCATTCGTGATATTCCCAAGAGACATAATGTGTCGAATGTGGAGACGCGCAGTTTGTTGAACTTTGCTGTTACGGATGGCCAGACTGTTATCTGTACGAGGTACATCAGTAGCAAGACGGATGAACCGGCTAGTTTGTACTTTTCGTCCGGGACgaagtgggtggaggggaaggataAGGGGCACTTTAAGATGGAGAGGCATGATAAGGGGGCTGATATTGTACTTGTGGCTAGTGAGCCGATTACTTTTGAGAGAC ATAATTGGGTCTCCGTCCCTGCCAACTCCATCGTCACCATCCACAAGCAAACCGTCCTGCTACATCCCATCATGGATGAGTTTTACGTCGAGGATACGAACCAGGACCGCTCATCTTGCTACGCCGTGTCCAAGGGTCTTGTTAGCACAGCCCCCGGGACAACCGTGCAGCCCCGTGAAGCAGGGGCTGTCGATACCAACCCCGGAGCTATCCATGGCAATGGCTCCACACTAGATTCGCAGCAAATTGGTCTCGCCAACAAGTGCGCTTTGTCACATTGA